AGGAGCCGGACGCGGCAGGCAACCACCTCATCAATTGGGTCGCCGAGCGGCACATGCCGCCGACCTATCAGTGGCGGCGGGAAGACTATAACCGCACCGCGCGGCTGGAAGAGTTCCTGCCCTGGTTCGACGGCTGGAGATTCGACTGGCTCGACGTGCCTGGTCTGATCAGGAATTGCCCGCACGCCTATGAATATCCGCTAGTCGACCGCGATCCGGTGTCGCAATGGACGTTCGGCAAGGTGACGCTGATGGGCGATGCCGCACATCCGATGTACCCGATCGGCTCGAACGGCGCCTCGCAAGCGATCCTCGATGCCCGCACCATCACGCGCGAGATCCTGGCCCATGGTCCAACCACCGCGGCGCTGCTCGCCTACGAGGCCGAGCGGCGGCCTGCGACCACCGACCTCGTGCTGCTCAACCGCAAGAATGGCCCCGAGCAGGTGATGCAGCTCGTCGAAGAACGCGCGCCCGACGGCTACAAGGTCGTCACCGACGTGCTGTCGCAGAAGGAGCTGGAGGATATCGCGGCAAACTACAAGCGCGTCGCGGGCTTCCAGGTCGAGGCGCTGAACGCGAAACCGCCGATCGTGAGCAAGGACGCGCGGGTCGGGGCGTGACGCGTTCGCTCAAAGCGAGATGCGCATGAATGTGCCCTCGCCCCTTGTGGGAGAGGGCATCGCCGCCGGTAGACCCGGACTCACTTGGGTGAGGGGTTCTCTCTGCGCATTCATCTCGCGCTTGAGCTTGCGGAGACAGACCCCTCATCCGGCGCTGCGCGCCACCCTCGCCGCCTCCAGCAATCGCTCGCTCGCACTCGCCGTTGCCAGCACGGTGCCATCCTCCGTCATCAGCTTGGCCTCGACGAACGCGATGGTCTTGCCGAGCTGGGTCACCCTGGCTTCGCCGATGATCGGCCCGGGCTTTGCGGGACTGAGGAAGTTTACGGTCATGCTGATGGTCGTGGTGTACAGCCGGCCCTCGCTCATCACGAGCACCGCCGGCCCCATCGTGTCGTCGAGCATGGCCGAGAGCATGCCG
This genomic interval from Bradyrhizobium guangzhouense contains the following:
- a CDS encoding PaaI family thioesterase, with protein sequence MVKTALDNFKRPPCAELLGWHLLDARPEDGWIKLGFEGRPEFCNPAGFIQGGMLSAMLDDTMGPAVLVMSEGRLYTTTISMTVNFLSPAKPGPIIGEARVTQLGKTIAFVEAKLMTEDGTVLATASASERLLEAARVARSAG